The genomic region ttaaagaaaatccaaaataaactcaaacttgtttttaaagtcataaagaacagttcaaaataatcattAAAAGCCTCAAATTACCATAAAATTCATATCCATGATGGATGCATGAGAGagtctgaccacaactgtatatgTTAGACTATCACAGTAACTATAAGAAgaaaactggattttttttggTTGCTTTCACGTGGAGGCACATGTTTCTTCGGGGCATGAAGAGACAAACGGAGCTCTCCAGTCATTTCTTCTACTTTTCTTCTACTTACTGAAATATTATCTTGTTATGCCACTGAATAAATACTAACTAATACAAACACTGAGACacagctattattattattagcaacAAAGATTGCTATGTAGACAATGCGGTCTATGTAGCAAGAAACTTGCTATCTGGAATTGCCCAGAAGTATACTGTGTTACTGCAAGGCTGGATTTGCAGTAGGAGCGTTAAAAATATTGTGCTGTTAAATATTTCAGACAAACAGGACCTTTTGCGTTTGTTGAGGAATTTGCTCTTGCTGCTGTGAGTTATCTGTTTAGTTGTTTTTGAGATAACATAAAGAATTCTGAGCACCATGTCAGATATAAATCTGAGCATTTAGAAGGAAATGAACTTCTTTGTCATAACTCTGACTTTGATGTTGAACACTACAGACGAAAAAAACTGTCATTTTCGGAAAAGTATTTACATTCATGTTTTCTGGGGGCACTATGACCTGTCCCTGGGGCAGTAACCTGCCATTGTACCCTTACAGATCTGTGGGAGGAAACTAGAGCACccggagaaaaacaaagattaggCGAGGTTTGAAACCAGAAGGTTTTTTTCTCACATGACAAATTTCCAAAACCGACATAGAACGAAACTCCTCGGAACGTATGAAATGCTTTTCATTTAACCTAAACACATAAACAGGAAAACCTCAAAATCTAAAAATGGAAGGAATATTTTatcaatttttttattaaagaaagggaattttcatgtattttaaccccccccccccccccccccacacacacacacacacacacacacattttatggACCATCAATTCAAAAACAGGCAATGAACAGTCTGAGATATCTTaaaattttttatgtttatttgaatTTCAGGAGTGTGACCGCATGTCATACATGCCCTTTCCTGTCTATAAATGACTTCCTGCCCTACACGCTGGTTTATTCTCACCTCCTCCTGTCTGTAGCAGAGTCGGGAAGCTATCGCTAATTCTCACTGAAACCTTCCCCACTATGCAGCAGCAGGCCTAATTTTTTATCCGCTCCGTCCGTCATCGTCTTTCAGTAAACGCTGGTTAATCATGTTTGGGGTGTGGTAGCTGGTAGGGAAACAGTATGTGTTAATATTACAGATCACAGTGGCTCTGCCAAAGTACTAAACCTTTACATGTAGAGTTTTTGGAACTAAGCAACTACAATATTTAACTTTTATAATTTATAACATATAGCTGAGATCtagaaatatattttaactttcagTCTCCATCTAACTTGGAACAGCAGGGtgttttattgaaaaataaaaaatggtttTAGCAATCATGACGTGACTCGTTGCTTAGTGAAATCCTGCTATGAAGCCTCAAGTATTGTGTTTTCACACTGAATGTGATGAGCAACCTCACTGTGAAATCTCTACACCCCGGATATTCCTCCCTTCtgatcataatttaaaaaatgactccAACCCAAAACAAGTTATTGAACCTGTAAAGCTATCTGAAAAGGGTGAACTGAGGTCACAGAGCAAGGAAACCCAGGAGatttgccccctgctggatgttAAAAATAATGCAGGTTTAACACACTTCCAGGATGTCTTTCAGTCCCTGTCTATAACTGAATCAAACGGGACAGAAATTGATCCTTATCATACCCGTTTCTGACCCACAATCACTCCGTGGGTGTCACTCTGTGACACGTATAGGCCTATGCTAATAAGTAAGGGACACTGTCTGAGGGTTTAACTAATTAATCTCATGTTAATTGGTTAATGATAGAGTGATTATCTGCTTGCTATTACCCAAAATTAAAGGAGTAAAAATTCATAACCTTGTGTGTTTCCCTAACAGTGACTCTGAATTAGCCTCAGGCAGAAATAACTGAGCACTAGCCTTTAGATGTAAGGatttaagaaacaaaaaatcatAAAGAGCTGTGATTTTTAAGCAATGAGAATTCATAGTGGAAGACTGTATGTCTGACTGTAATAATTTCAGTTAACACCATCAGGTCATAAGAATTACATCTTGATCACCAGACTGCGCTGTTAGGTTAATTATTTGCATGAGTAACAATGATGAGagcataataataatgacagggTGTCATCCTCAGCACACCAGCTTGTGCGGCTGGAAGGAGGGACAGACCGCTGTGCTGGACGAGTGGAAGTATGGAAAAATGAGCAGTGGGGCACTGTGTGTGACGACCACTGGGACCTGAATGATGCTCACGTGGTGTGCGCCCAGCTCGGCTGCGGTTACGCCCTCAATGTGACGGGCCAGGCCGGCTTATTTCCCCCGGGGAAAGGACCCATCTACCTGGACGATCTGAACTGTACGGGCAACGAAGAGAACTTGTGGAGCTGCCCGGCTACACAGGAGGAGGATCAAGACTGTGGACACAAAGAGGACGCTGGTGTCGTGTGTTCAGGTCTAGTTCAAAAAAGTTTATTCATACACGCAGAAATCAGAAAATTTACTCTGAAACTTGAATGTTATTAACAAATTTACTCTGAGTATAAAAGTTAATTCTTAAGTctaaaatgttgttgtttgtatctCCAGCTCAGTAGCATACAATGATTTAGTCACTTTTCCAGTGTAAATACAATATATACTAAAAAGTTTCCAGCACGGAACTGAGACATAAAGACTTTTTTATCCTCTTGACCCCCCCACCAacccaaataaataaaagtcattTTGCTCCAGTAGTTTTACACCTTGTgacctctgtgtctctgcagaGATGCGTGCCCTCAGACTGACTGGAGGTTTGGACCGCTGCTCTGGTAAATTGGAGGTCCATCGTAACGGCAGCTGGTGGACAGTGTGTAATAACTGTTGGAATCAACATTTGGCCTCTATGGTGTGCTCCATGCTGGGCTGTGGTGATAAAGTGGAAAAGTTCACCCAATTTAGTCCTTCACTCAGCCACATCAACGGCTCACTGTGGTACTTTCAGTGTTATGGAAAGGAGCGGAACCTGTGGGAGTGCAGAGAGatcataaataaaaaacacctgTGTGTTCTCTCAAGCGCTTCTGGTGTCATCTGTAATGGTGAGTGATCAAGTTTGGTGTTTGTTAATAAAATGCCATTTTTGCTGGCAGAAGGTGAAAACAGTGATTTAgcttagaaaaaaaagtctttttttggtAATATAGTAAATTCATGTTTTATACTTACTGTAGTTAAAAATGGAAATTCGCAAGTAGGAATGTTTTACAggcatattttgtttttgtttattagcTGTTTTGACTTATTTCATATTTGATAGACGTTAATTTCTCAGTGATCTTTATTTCTGATTactaacattttcagatgaaaaaaTTATTCTATACATTTTCAAACTTTTAGAAACAGACTGTTGATAATAAACTTTTGATATAGATTTGTTCACTTTTGCTAAACCATTTTGGATATATTTTcgtataaatatatttttttgtataacATTATTTCTGTCTGTGCCCTTAAAATTTAAGTAACAGTCAGTTTTTAATTGAAGGGctttaataatattaattttGTACTTACACATGTACTATTTATCTATTCTTCATTAATTACAGCACTCAGTTATTAGAAAATGATATAAAATGCAGTTGTAGCATTAAATTAACTTTGAATTGAAACCAGGTGATCACGTCTTCTTCagatttcattgttttgttcttCTGTATATAATTTTGTTCTGCAGGTTCTCTGGGGTTTCTTAACACTACCGCGGTTAAGCCAACAGTAACGCCTCAATGGACAACTGGTaaatatttacagttttattttatgaaaaaGTACTTAAAACATTCTTAGGTCTCAGGTTCCTAAACGTCACGGTTAGTCTTGATCCATAATCAGAAAGTGAAGTATTTGTTGTGTTcgtttcttttctgtgcatccaGCTGATGGAACCACAGCCGCCGttgctgctgcagatttgcctTTTGCGTCTCTGCCGCTTCTCTCCACCATCTCCCTGTCCATCCTGCTCCTCGTGATTGTCATCACAAACACGGTGCTCTGCTGCCATTACAGGAGAAAACACGGTTTGTTCAGATTTTATTAGATAAATAGATTATATTTTAttgtccttttttattttaagtaattTTAGTTATTATTTTAGGTTATATTGTCTGTAATGATGGAAATACTgacattcagtttatttttacagttttcattaaaaatctcttccatcagttttttaaaatatgcttaTTTTTCCAAGTACATCATATTTCTTTATAGAAGTGTATGTTTTTATAGGTagatgatttttaaaattttatatttcactttaTGAAATCAATGAGGGTGAAACATGCTGCACTTCTGAATGATCTCACCGATTCACAGCTCCTATTTATTCTAatagtgtaatttttttttagttagtaTCTGTTTTAGTACAGACAGGAAGCAGGTGGATATAAACAGATAAAAGATGACGTATTTTACAACAAAAATAACctcaatttaaaatgaaaacccCATATTAAGACACgttcataaaaacaacaacatctagAATATTTTCATGACATCCAGCTTGTCCGCAACATTTAGGAAATAGTGGGAGATGTCAAATTCCTAAAAGATTTACTAAATTAATTTAACGTACTAGATTGTGAAGAAGCTGCAGGCTTACCTTGACTTTGAAAGAAATTAATCTGAAGTTGGTAGGGTGAAGAAggcacacatttaaaaatatgttttaccCAGCTTCCTCCTAACACGGGGAGATGCCATTAGTAGAACACACTAAGAAGGTAGCATATATTATTTTGGATTTCATTATCAACATTTCTAACCATTTTCTACTGCATATCCAAGGCACTTTAAAGCCATACACTCACTGTAAATCGCTCAGAAAGTAAGGCCTTAAGATAAGAAACAGTCATGGGCTTCCCGGAATCTGAAATTTTTATAATTTTAAGATGCTGCATTATAAAAGTGTAGAATACAGAAATTAGTACTCTGACATTATACAGCAAAATGTTaaagaaaatctaaatatttaagTACATTAAAGTTTAAACTACTTAATCTATTTCATTACATTAAGCATTCGGGTTGGCGCTGCGCTGCAGGGCCTCTAAATGTCATACGCTAATGACCCACGTCTTGTTTTATATGTGCACAGCTTTCTTACTGCAGCAGACGCGCAGCAGCCCACGAACTCCATCTGGTCAAAGCAACAACTATCACGAGGCTGTTAATCTCGTCAAAGTCACCGCCAACCCGCCGGAGACTGATGGTCAGTGGTCGAACAATTCAACATGTTGAACACTAAcacagcttttttctttctttaacccCGCAGGCATATCTATCTATCGATTTATCTATTTTATAGACATGCACGGTAGTGAGGAAGTTGCAGATTTCATCTCATCAAATCGTTtaatcttttttgtgtgtttgtctcaaAAAGTCCCCTCCAATCCCAGGCTTCTTTGGACCCAGCTTAGTAGTGCTGACAGCACGTCAGTAGATACAGACTATGAGCAGTATGACCCAAGCATTGACCCGTCTGTCAGTTTATCCACCTTTCGGAGTGAGCCACGTTCTTTTATTTTTCGTCTGCATTTATGTGTCGTTTCTCAGCCGTTGCTTCTTTGTCTCACACTGTTTCTGCATTTTGCGGTTGAAGCTGTTCTGTCTatctgcatgtttgtgtgtgtgtgtgtgtgtgtgtgtgagcagatCATGCTGTTTTGCACTGAATGTTTGCAGGATGCTCTGTAAAATATTGCATTGTGTGCATCGtgtcactttttttaaaatccagatTCTCAGCGATACAGAACAGACGTTAATCCTTTGATGAGGCCTTCAGGTCTTGAGAGCCTTTGTGAAGAAGGTGAGTCACAGTTTGTTTGCAAAGTTGTAACACTTTGCAAAACTCAAGCAAAAGGCATCATTCCCATTAGAAACTACCGCTGTGACAACAATCTGTAAATGGAAGAGGAACACTGAGTTTCACTTTTAACCAAAAcaagacacagaaaacataaagaACAAACAATAGGTAcaaaataatcatcatcatgatAAATCTTTATTTCAGACTCATGgtctataaaaaataaatcacataaaacacaagaaacaaaaaacctaAAGGTCCACAATGATGCAATTATCCGAAGAAATCTATACACAAGATTTCTTTCTAAAAATTGACCTGTATTGACATTAGAGGCTACAAACATCTCACTTACCCTGAGACATCTTGGTTTCTTCAGTGATAACCTTGTAGCATCATTAAAAGTTACGTGAAGTTCCTGCTTTTCTGTAGTTCATCCAGTGTGCCGTATACAGCGGACGAACAGTGTACTCTAAAGATGCAAACTGTACAGTCGTTAAATTTGCGTAACAGGAATGTTTGCTTGTGAATAGATCAGAATGCATTGTCTATAAATATCATCATCATTTGCTCTGTCATAAGTTGCGCAAGATATTTGACCTAATTACAGAGGAGGTTATTGTTTCACAGTTTAAAGTCTTGGTGAGCAAATCATAACAGAACGAGGTCATCCACATACAGAATATTGTACATTGTATAACTCTGTTAGGACTAAACGAAACATCTTGTTTCTAAATGGATGTAAATgtaggatatttttttttatgtgttccCCAGTAAGAAATCACACGTACAGACAGTTCTTGTTTGTGTCCCAGCTGTGCTACTTCTAATTTCtccattttgtgttttattttttaaggtcCTCAGCCCTCAAATACAATGACAGGAGCCTTTCCAAGCTGTAATGGTGCCTCGACATATCCTCAGTATGCCAGAGTGTCAAAGATCTCAGTGGACTCATTTGAGTCGTCCAGCACCTCCTCCGGTGAATGCTATGAAAACTTGCCAAAAGATTACGTCAACGTGACGCCTGGTGAGTTCGCTTCACTCCTCTCAGTCCTTTTTTCTGCCAACTAAATATTGTGGAATATGCTTGTTTGTTTCCTtgttcctgttcctgttcctTCCTCCCTGGATGAAGATGAATGTGGTCATGCCTGTAGGTCAGCTTATTTTCTCAACTTTGCTCTTTCCCTCTTCCAGATAgactccatgttttttttttattcagtttttgaGATACTTAGAGAGAAAGTGTTGTAGTTTAAgtgttataaaaataaaaaaaagtcctggGATTAttctagctttaaaaaaaaatatatatatattgttgtgTGATATAAAATTCAAGAAAGAAGAAGGAAGGCTGATAGTCATGTTTCAGTTCTTCGagggtaaataaataaaagatgtaaGTCCATCTCAGACTGTCTGAAATACTTtttattcaattaaaaaaaagataaagactGAAAAGCTTTTGCCGTTTCAGATCCTCTACCATTGGAGTCGTTTGTTGGTCCTTCTGATGCTTCAAAATTCTCATATGGTCCTCTTCACTCTGGACAAACCTCAAACCTGCAGAGTTCAGGTAAATCTCAATAAACAGACCTGCAGCTGTggagaaataaaatgtaaaacattgactttttactcagttgtataaagcatttgcattctatttttatcccattgtatattttattctatttattctactgtatatagtattttattttattctattctttaCAGTTGTGTGCAGTATTcttatttctattctattctattattgTATTCTAAatttgctatataacttttgcactgtccacttcctgctctgacaaaacaaatttcccacgtgtgggactaataaaggttatcttatcttatcttatcttaatctCTCTGAATGTTTGATGATTAGATGATGACGAACTCTACTCGCCTGTGAGCCCCGACTGAAACTCTGTGTCTGAGGATGACTGCACAGCAAACCGAGGGTGTGGGAGAGTGTGAGAAGAAGAAGTCGTTTTCGTAAAGGAAAGACATCCTGTAAGATCAAGAAAATGTAAGACGCTTACAGCGATCAAAGCTGGGATGTTCAATGTGATTGATTAGCTTTTTaaagcaagttttatttttgtacacaaATGCAAAGCAAAGGCTGGAAGGCACAAAATGAACATGTGTTCTGTGAATGTAGCAGAAGGAACTGTAATA from Pelmatolapia mariae isolate MD_Pm_ZW linkage group LG22, Pm_UMD_F_2, whole genome shotgun sequence harbors:
- the LOC135933609 gene encoding T-cell differentiation antigen CD6-like translates to MKLLKFILIIHVNFFCQALKNATTENNPSDIRVSGKGNNTKISNDPYVYSLGRKCKWTLRLPRNRSSDIMALTIDSVNGLPEQICQDLKCGSVHSINKTRSPGNITCFQNCSYQHGRLENCSLSVGNSCSVIHEVVCAHQLVRLEGGTDRCAGRVEVWKNEQWGTVCDDHWDLNDAHVVCAQLGCGYALNVTGQAGLFPPGKGPIYLDDLNCTGNEENLWSCPATQEEDQDCGHKEDAGVVCSEMRALRLTGGLDRCSGKLEVHRNGSWWTVCNNCWNQHLASMVCSMLGCGDKVEKFTQFSPSLSHINGSLWYFQCYGKERNLWECREIINKKHLCVLSSASGVICNGSLGFLNTTAVKPTVTPQWTTADGTTAAVAAADLPFASLPLLSTISLSILLLVIVITNTVLCCHYRRKHAFLLQQTRSSPRTPSGQSNNYHEAVNLVKVTANPPETDVPSNPRLLWTQLSSADSTSVDTDYEQYDPSIDPSVSLSTFRNSQRYRTDVNPLMRPSGLESLCEEGPQPSNTMTGAFPSCNGASTYPQYARVSKISVDSFESSSTSSGECYENLPKDYVNVTPDPLPLESFVGPSDASKFSYGPLHSGQTSNLQSSDDDELYSPVSPD